One genomic segment of Rivularia sp. PCC 7116 includes these proteins:
- a CDS encoding glycosyltransferase yields the protein MPIISVVVPAYNSQSTILETIDSVLGQTFSDFELIVINDGSTDNTLEILTSVKDTRLKVYSYPNGGLPAARNRGIARASGEFISFIDADDLWTPDKLELQIQALQKNPSAGVAYSWTICMGNNGESFHPGVSESYQGNVYANLLVGNFIASGSNVLLRKETIESAGYFDESLKSSEDWDYWLRLAPKWDFVVVPKPQIIYRLSSGAMSSNLDVMEKYQTLVLKRAFELAPAQLHHLKNRGFAYIYLFMTRLYLSRANNAKVLKQATQKLWKAIRLSPNILMSKEALLLIIKVTLLRIISPKIAANILSKTIRVRKAADPRLQAN from the coding sequence ATGCCTATAATTTCAGTTGTTGTACCGGCTTATAATTCTCAAAGTACAATTCTAGAAACAATTGATTCAGTTTTAGGGCAAACTTTTTCTGATTTTGAGCTCATAGTTATTAATGATGGTTCGACTGATAATACCCTAGAGATTTTGACATCTGTAAAAGATACAAGATTAAAGGTTTATTCCTATCCAAATGGAGGTTTACCAGCAGCTAGAAATCGAGGTATTGCTAGAGCCTCAGGAGAATTTATATCTTTTATCGATGCAGATGATTTGTGGACTCCCGATAAATTAGAACTGCAAATTCAAGCTTTACAAAAAAATCCCTCGGCGGGAGTAGCTTATAGTTGGACAATTTGTATGGGTAATAATGGCGAGTCATTCCACCCTGGCGTATCTGAAAGTTATCAAGGTAATGTTTATGCAAATTTATTAGTAGGCAACTTCATTGCCAGCGGTTCAAACGTACTTCTTCGTAAAGAAACCATTGAATCCGCAGGCTATTTTGACGAAAGCCTGAAATCATCAGAAGACTGGGATTATTGGTTGCGATTAGCGCCAAAGTGGGATTTCGTAGTTGTCCCCAAACCGCAAATTATTTACCGACTATCTTCTGGGGCTATGTCTAGCAATCTTGATGTGATGGAAAAATATCAAACTCTGGTGTTAAAAAGAGCTTTTGAATTGGCACCTGCACAGCTACATCATTTAAAGAATCGGGGTTTTGCTTACATCTATTTATTTATGACACGACTTTATTTGAGTCGAGCTAATAATGCCAAAGTTCTAAAACAAGCTACTCAAAAATTATGGAAGGCAATTCGTTTATCTCCAAACATATTAATGAGTAAAGAAGCTTTGTTGTTGATAATCAAGGTGACTCTATTGCGAATTATATCTCCAAAAATTGCTGCTAATATTTTAAGCAAAACTATTAGAGTTCGTAAAGCTGCCGACCCCAGATTGCAGGCTAATTAA
- a CDS encoding glycosyltransferase family 2 protein: MNQETMSKKASVIIPLYNAEKYIKTTLQSILDQTYKNLEVIIVDDESPDNSVAVCQQFTDSRVKIVHQKNRGLAGSRNTGIRHVEGEYIAFMDADDIWLPEKLEKHINHLERNPEIGVSFSRSAFIDEQDKPLGIYQITKLQDITPLDILCRSPIGNGSAAVFKKAVFEDIKFHDNLYGYVEDYYFDDTFALSEDIECWLRIALTTNWKFAGLAQPLTLYRVHSQGLSTNLKVMLDTREKLFEKTSSYAPEGMASWIKPARAYHQRYVARRAVTINKGFLALKLMCRSIWNYWRIIIEDFQRTFETIAAAILLCIVPQPLYDKVKSVALKIVGSFQQKSIDKDKLREAS, encoded by the coding sequence ATGAATCAGGAAACCATGAGTAAAAAAGCATCTGTCATTATTCCGCTATACAATGCAGAAAAGTATATTAAAACAACTTTACAGTCTATTTTAGACCAAACATACAAAAATCTAGAAGTAATCATTGTTGATGATGAATCTCCCGATAATAGCGTTGCAGTTTGTCAGCAATTTACTGATTCTAGAGTCAAAATTGTTCATCAAAAGAATCGAGGTTTAGCTGGTTCTAGAAATACAGGCATCCGTCATGTTGAAGGAGAATATATCGCTTTTATGGATGCCGATGATATTTGGCTACCAGAAAAGCTAGAAAAGCATATAAATCATTTAGAAAGAAATCCGGAAATAGGAGTTAGCTTTAGTCGTTCTGCTTTTATAGATGAACAAGATAAACCTTTAGGTATATACCAAATCACCAAACTTCAAGATATAACTCCCCTAGATATTCTTTGTCGGAGTCCTATTGGTAATGGTTCGGCAGCTGTTTTCAAGAAAGCTGTTTTTGAAGATATTAAATTTCACGATAATCTTTATGGATATGTTGAAGATTATTATTTCGACGATACATTTGCACTTTCTGAAGATATAGAATGTTGGTTAAGAATAGCCCTTACCACTAACTGGAAATTTGCCGGTTTAGCTCAACCATTAACTCTTTATCGAGTCCATTCACAAGGATTATCAACCAATCTCAAAGTGATGCTAGATACTAGGGAAAAACTATTTGAAAAAACTAGCTCTTATGCCCCAGAAGGAATGGCAAGTTGGATCAAACCAGCTAGAGCTTATCATCAAAGATATGTAGCTAGAAGAGCAGTTACGATAAATAAAGGATTTTTAGCTTTAAAATTGATGTGTCGCTCTATTTGGAATTACTGGCGCATCATAATTGAAGATTTTCAGCGTACTTTTGAAACTATTGCTGCTGCAATTTTACTTTGTATCGTACCGCAGCCTTTGTACGATAAAGTCAAATCGGTAGCCTTGAAAATAGTTGGAAGCTTTCAACAGAAAAGTATAGATAAAGACAAGTTGAGAGAAGCATCGTAA
- a CDS encoding STAS domain-containing protein gives MQTILESQKFTIVKLQNSITAANAYQIERKITTVLRENSHLNILVDLRQVEFMDSSGLMALMSSCKLAQSLQKRFSLCSVSNSLKIIIELTQLDNVFEIFESEAKYRETL, from the coding sequence ATGCAAACTATACTTGAAAGTCAAAAGTTCACAATTGTAAAACTCCAAAATTCAATTACAGCAGCTAATGCTTACCAGATTGAAAGAAAAATCACTACTGTATTAAGAGAAAACTCGCATCTGAATATATTAGTTGATTTGCGCCAAGTCGAATTTATGGATAGTTCTGGATTGATGGCATTGATGTCAAGCTGCAAGTTAGCTCAAAGCTTACAAAAACGCTTTAGTCTTTGCTCGGTTTCCAATTCTTTGAAAATAATTATTGAACTAACTCAACTTGATAATGTGTTTGAAATATTTGAATCTGAAGCCAAATATAGAGAGACGCTGTAA
- a CDS encoding WecB/TagA/CpsF family glycosyltransferase — protein MATNKTCINHFDEIELLGTKFHKVKVQELINFIVKSASIDKKTLVGNVNVRAMNFACEMPWYKDFINRSDLVFCDGYGVLLGAKMCGCGISSEHRMTCPDYIEELALTCERDNVSLYLLAGKPGVVDKAIDKLKFIAPDLKVKGHHGYFHKTGTENEYVVNEINQFQPDILYVGFGMPVQERWIIDNFDQINAKVFLPLGACLDFYTGAVYRGPRWMTNSGLEWLSRMFTEPKRLWQRYIVGNPLFFYRLFKERFTKRFNKSSKPSSTY, from the coding sequence ATGGCTACAAACAAAACCTGCATCAACCACTTCGATGAAATAGAATTACTCGGAACTAAATTTCATAAAGTTAAAGTTCAAGAATTAATTAATTTCATAGTTAAATCCGCAAGTATAGATAAAAAGACGCTAGTCGGAAATGTTAATGTGAGGGCAATGAATTTTGCCTGCGAAATGCCTTGGTATAAAGATTTTATTAATAGGTCTGACCTGGTATTTTGTGATGGTTATGGAGTATTATTAGGAGCAAAAATGTGCGGTTGCGGTATCAGTTCAGAACACCGCATGACTTGTCCCGACTATATAGAAGAATTAGCTTTAACCTGCGAAAGAGATAATGTTTCGCTGTATTTACTAGCAGGGAAACCAGGTGTAGTTGATAAAGCAATAGATAAATTGAAATTTATTGCTCCCGATTTGAAAGTAAAAGGGCATCATGGTTACTTTCACAAAACTGGCACTGAAAACGAATATGTGGTTAATGAAATCAATCAATTCCAGCCAGATATACTTTATGTAGGCTTCGGAATGCCAGTTCAAGAACGTTGGATTATCGATAATTTTGACCAAATAAATGCAAAAGTTTTCCTACCTTTGGGTGCTTGCTTGGATTTCTATACGGGTGCAGTATATCGAGGTCCCCGGTGGATGACTAATAGCGGGCTGGAATGGTTATCGCGAATGTTTACCGAACCAAAAAGATTATGGCAACGTTATATTGTTGGTAACCCTTTATTTTTCTATCGTCTTTTCAAAGAGCGGTTTACAAAACGTTTCAACAAAAGTAGTAAACCATCATCTACATATTAA
- a CDS encoding sugar transferase, producing MAYRSLPVVNFQPDLRSAKGTNLRKGIAIRFLRVITLISIDMFALSLAWTLAINFGTFVESPWTRKTSFISLILVVGIGMIASKGLYSPGFYRRNYTALIKAVTLSEIFLLVIAFLYEPDAYVSRSSFLIFWFLSVTFTCIGRFIFDFSTKFLRRKGAIRYPIFVITDSQDQDDYIKFIQKENCYNLEGIADSKSLDRENREATFKFLKQQSVVEAFVSWNAIKNRLYVCWHFQTAGITLRILPTANRIYHPKSTLWTIGNVPCLTIPAPIIAGSDFRIKRCFDLFCAIILLILFSPLYLFIALLIKLDSPGPIFFRQERIGLHCKKFKIWKFRTMVTNAEKLQANLEARNEIKDGVLFKMKDDPRITKIGKFLRLYSLDELPQLFNVLLGDMSLVGPRPLPIRDVEKFQTPHFIRQEVLPGITGLWQVSGRSDIEKFEDAVKLDINYIEDWSILLDMRILLQTVRVVLQKTGAY from the coding sequence ATGGCTTATCGTTCTCTACCAGTAGTAAATTTTCAACCTGATTTAAGATCGGCGAAAGGCACAAATTTAAGGAAAGGCATTGCAATCAGGTTTCTGCGAGTTATAACTCTGATTTCAATCGATATGTTTGCTTTAAGCTTAGCTTGGACTTTAGCAATCAATTTTGGAACTTTTGTAGAATCTCCTTGGACTAGAAAAACTTCGTTTATTTCACTAATACTCGTAGTTGGAATTGGCATGATAGCCAGCAAAGGGCTATATTCACCCGGTTTCTATCGTCGTAACTACACAGCTTTAATCAAAGCAGTGACTCTATCAGAGATTTTTTTACTAGTAATTGCTTTTCTCTACGAACCAGATGCTTATGTTTCCCGTTCTAGCTTTCTAATCTTTTGGTTTCTATCGGTAACCTTTACCTGTATCGGACGCTTTATTTTCGATTTTTCAACTAAATTTTTGCGTAGAAAAGGAGCTATTCGCTATCCGATTTTTGTAATTACTGATTCTCAAGACCAAGATGATTATATAAAATTTATTCAGAAGGAAAATTGTTACAACCTTGAGGGTATTGCTGACTCAAAAAGTTTGGATAGAGAAAATCGAGAAGCAACATTTAAATTTCTCAAACAGCAAAGTGTGGTGGAAGCTTTTGTGTCTTGGAATGCGATTAAAAACCGTCTATATGTATGCTGGCATTTTCAAACTGCTGGCATTACTTTACGCATACTTCCGACTGCCAACCGTATTTATCATCCTAAGTCAACGCTATGGACAATTGGCAACGTTCCTTGTTTGACAATTCCAGCACCAATTATTGCGGGTAGCGATTTTCGGATTAAACGATGTTTCGACCTTTTTTGTGCGATTATTCTACTAATTCTGTTTTCCCCTTTATATTTATTTATCGCTTTGCTGATTAAATTAGATTCTCCTGGTCCAATATTTTTTAGACAAGAGCGAATTGGCTTACATTGCAAAAAGTTCAAAATCTGGAAATTCCGCACTATGGTAACTAATGCAGAGAAATTACAGGCTAATTTAGAAGCAAGAAATGAAATCAAAGATGGGGTTCTTTTTAAGATGAAAGACGACCCCCGCATTACAAAAATTGGCAAATTTCTACGCCTTTACAGCTTGGACGAATTACCACAATTGTTTAATGTATTGTTAGGGGATATGAGTTTGGTGGGACCCCGCCCTCTTCCTATAAGAGATGTTGAAAAATTCCAAACTCCCCACTTTATTAGACAAGAAGTTTTGCCTGGAATTACAGGTTTATGGCAAGTTTCTGGTCGCTCGGACATCGAAAAGTTTGAAGATGCGGTCAAACTCGATATTAATTACATTGAAGATTGGTCTATTCTTCTAGACATGAGAATTCTATTACAAACTGTAAGAGTTGTCTTACAGAAAACTGGAGCCTATTAA
- a CDS encoding DapH/DapD/GlmU-related protein, with translation MSFKKISFFERFITTIFGGIPNIFFGKKIRNFVYRSLLHRIGKSVNIQHFVELIGTPYIEIGNGVSLLKGVQINALGHPNNKVSIKDRVRLERGVDIRSLHDTHILIDENAYIGPYVIVTGTGNVKIGKNCLIAPHCGIFANNHVFADPTQTIEAQGTTGEGIVIENDCWLGHNVTVLDGVVIGEGSIIGAGSVVNKSIPAFSIAVGTPARVIKNRLDKQTANLSSQLPSEMQN, from the coding sequence ATGAGCTTTAAGAAAATATCTTTCTTTGAAAGGTTTATTACTACTATTTTCGGAGGAATTCCAAATATTTTCTTTGGGAAAAAAATCAGAAACTTCGTATATCGAAGCCTTTTACATCGAATCGGTAAATCAGTTAATATTCAACACTTTGTTGAACTAATTGGAACTCCTTACATTGAAATTGGTAATGGAGTAAGTCTTTTGAAAGGAGTGCAAATTAACGCTTTAGGGCACCCTAATAATAAAGTAAGTATAAAAGATAGAGTTAGATTGGAGCGCGGTGTAGATATTCGCTCGTTACATGATACCCATATCCTTATTGATGAAAATGCATATATCGGTCCTTATGTAATTGTCACAGGTACCGGAAATGTTAAGATTGGTAAAAACTGTTTAATAGCTCCCCATTGCGGAATATTTGCTAACAATCACGTGTTTGCAGATCCGACTCAAACAATTGAAGCACAAGGTACTACCGGTGAAGGTATTGTAATTGAAAATGACTGTTGGTTAGGGCATAACGTAACAGTCTTAGATGGGGTAGTAATTGGCGAAGGAAGTATTATTGGTGCGGGTTCGGTTGTAAACAAGAGCATTCCTGCTTTTTCTATTGCAGTAGGTACCCCTGCAAGAGTTATCAAAAATCGTCTTGATAAGCAAACAGCAAACTTATCGTCACAACTACCATCAGAAATGCAAAATTAA
- a CDS encoding glycosyltransferase family 4 protein, producing MRIAQIAPLWERVPPPGYGGVELVVGLLTDELVRRGHEVTLFASGDSLTLAKLESVYPRAFRLEPSITEYSAYEALQLSRVYKQAGNFDIIHSHVGYTSLFHAGFVETPTVHTLHGAFNSDTKQIFTEACEQPYVSISDAQREPLKDLNYAATVYNGIDTESHRFYKEPQNPPYLAFLGRISPEKGTHIAIEIAQKSGVPLKIAGKVDRVDVDYFESKIKPHIDGKHIEYVGEANHFQKNELLGGAIAMLFPITWREPFGLVMTESMAAGTPVLATPMGSVPEVVAHGKTGFLCDSVDDFVAAVKRLGEIDRRACRSHVEQNFSIKSMVDGYLDVYRKVMGKKFERSGYPRFLSNLLMR from the coding sequence ATGCGAATAGCTCAAATTGCGCCATTGTGGGAGAGAGTTCCTCCCCCTGGTTATGGTGGTGTTGAGTTGGTCGTAGGATTATTGACCGATGAATTAGTCCGTCGAGGACATGAGGTAACTTTGTTCGCTTCGGGTGATTCGCTAACTTTAGCCAAGTTAGAGTCTGTTTATCCCCGCGCTTTTCGTTTAGAACCCTCTATAACTGAGTATTCTGCTTATGAAGCTTTACAGCTAAGCCGAGTTTATAAGCAAGCTGGAAATTTCGACATTATTCATTCTCACGTTGGCTATACCTCTCTTTTCCATGCTGGGTTTGTTGAAACTCCTACGGTTCATACCCTACACGGAGCTTTCAATTCAGACACTAAGCAGATTTTTACTGAAGCCTGCGAACAGCCCTACGTCAGCATTTCAGATGCTCAAAGAGAGCCGTTAAAAGATTTAAATTATGCTGCAACGGTGTATAACGGTATTGATACAGAAAGCCACCGTTTTTATAAAGAACCGCAGAATCCTCCCTATTTGGCATTTTTAGGGCGCATTTCTCCGGAGAAAGGAACTCATATCGCTATCGAAATTGCTCAGAAATCCGGCGTACCTTTGAAGATAGCTGGTAAAGTCGATAGAGTTGATGTTGATTATTTTGAGAGCAAGATTAAGCCTCATATTGATGGTAAGCACATAGAATATGTAGGCGAAGCTAACCATTTCCAAAAGAACGAACTTTTGGGTGGCGCGATCGCGATGCTGTTCCCCATAACTTGGAGAGAACCTTTCGGATTAGTAATGACAGAATCAATGGCTGCGGGAACTCCTGTGCTTGCTACGCCAATGGGTTCGGTGCCAGAGGTAGTTGCACATGGTAAAACAGGCTTCTTGTGCGACAGCGTCGATGATTTTGTTGCTGCTGTTAAGCGTTTAGGAGAAATAGATAGAAGAGCATGTCGCTCTCATGTTGAGCAGAATTTCAGCATCAAGAGCATGGTAGATGGTTATTTAGATGTTTATCGCAAAGTAATGGGCAAGAAATTTGAAAGAAGCGGCTATCCCCGTTTTTTATCAAATCTACTAATGAGATAA
- a CDS encoding S-adenosyl-l-methionine hydroxide adenosyltransferase family protein — protein sequence MSDKSTKKSLVTLLSDFGISDEYVAVMKGAIAQINPMLRVVDITHQIPSQNIAAARFCLMNAFAYFPEATVHVAVVDPGVGGKRRAVAVELAQGFLVAPDNGLLSGVLSQNSEIAAVELTNPEYWLTSYPSTTFHGRDIFAPVGAHLASGVSLQQLGREINPESLVKLNLPSCYRKDNSIIGCIQYIDSFGNLVTNIPQSYVKGSSWNLEIRGNIIKSQKTYSDVQQGELVALIGSHGWVEIAVSCGNAQIELGVNNGTQVRFF from the coding sequence ATGTCCGATAAATCAACGAAAAAATCGCTAGTGACATTGCTTAGCGACTTTGGAATTAGCGATGAATACGTCGCTGTAATGAAAGGCGCGATCGCGCAAATTAACCCGATGTTGAGAGTTGTCGATATAACGCATCAAATACCATCACAAAATATAGCTGCTGCAAGATTTTGTTTGATGAATGCCTTTGCTTATTTTCCAGAAGCTACCGTACATGTAGCTGTGGTAGATCCAGGCGTGGGGGGGAAACGTAGAGCAGTTGCTGTTGAGCTAGCGCAAGGTTTTTTAGTCGCTCCAGATAATGGCTTACTTAGTGGAGTATTAAGCCAAAATTCTGAGATCGCGGCAGTGGAATTGACAAATCCAGAATATTGGCTGACATCTTACCCAAGTACTACGTTTCACGGAAGAGATATTTTCGCACCTGTGGGAGCACATCTAGCTAGCGGCGTATCTTTGCAACAATTAGGGAGAGAAATAAATCCCGAAAGTTTAGTCAAGTTGAATCTACCTAGCTGCTATCGAAAAGATAATTCTATTATTGGATGCATTCAATATATAGATAGTTTTGGAAATTTAGTAACTAATATTCCTCAGAGTTATGTGAAAGGTAGTAGTTGGAATTTAGAGATAAGGGGAAATATTATCAAATCCCAGAAGACTTATTCCGATGTACAACAAGGAGAATTAGTTGCGCTTATTGGCAGTCATGGGTGGGTAGAAATTGCTGTAAGCTGTGGCAACGCACAAATTGAATTAGGTGTAAACAATGGCACTCAAGTGCGATTTTTTTGA